A section of the Nymphaea colorata isolate Beijing-Zhang1983 unplaced genomic scaffold, ASM883128v2 scaffold0491, whole genome shotgun sequence genome encodes:
- the LOC126409520 gene encoding NAD(P)H-quinone oxidoreductase subunit H, chloroplastic, translated as MTVPDARKDLLVVNMGPHHPSMHGVLRLIVTLDGEDVIDCEPILGYLHRGMEKIAENRTIIQYLPYVTRWDYLATMFTEAITVNAPEELGNIQVPKRASYIRVIMLELSRIASHLLWLGPFMADIGAQTPFFYIFRERELLYDLFEAATGMRMMHNYFRIGGVAADLPHGWIDKCLDFCDYFLTGVVEYQKLITRNPIFLERVEGVGFIGGEEAINWGLSGPMLRASGIQWDLRKVDRYECYDEFDWEVQWQKEGDSLARYLVRIGEMTESIKIIQQALEGIPGGPYENLEFRRFAGTKDSELNDFEYRFISKKPSPSFELSKQELYVRVEAPKGELGIFLIGDNSVFPWRWKIRPPGFINLQILPQLVKRMKLADIMTILGSIDIIMGEVDR; from the coding sequence ATGACTGTACCAGACGCAAGAAAAGACCTCCTCGTGGTCAATATGGGTCCTCACCACCCGTCAATGCATGGTGTTCTTCGACTCATTGTTACTCTAGATGGCGAAGATGTTATCGACTGTGAACCCATATTGGGTTATTTACACagaggaatggaaaaaattgcGGAAAACCGAACAATTATACAATATCTACCTTATGTAACACGTTGGGATTATTTAGCTACTATGTTCACGGAGGCAATAACCGTTAATGCACCTGAGGAATTGGGAAATATTCAAGTACCTAAAAGAGCCAGCTATATTAGGGTAATTATGCTGGAGTTGAGTCGTATAGCTTCGCATTTGTTATGGCTTGGACCTTTTATGGCCGATATCGGTGCGCAGActcctttcttctatattttcagAGAGAGGGAATTGTTATATGATCTATTCGAAGCTGCCACAGGTATGCGAATGATGCATAATTATTTCCGTATCGGGGGGGTAGCTGCTGATTTACCTCATGGCTGGATAGATAAATGTTTAGATTTCTGCGATTATTTTTTAACGGGAGTTGTTGAATATCAAAAGCTTATTACGCGCAATCCCATCTTTTTGGAACGAGTTGAAGGGGTAGGTTTTATTGGGGGAGAGGAAGCCATAAATTGGGGTTTATCAGGACCAATGCTACGAGCTTCCGGAATCCAATGGGACCTTCGTAAAGTCGATCGGTATGAGTGTTATGATGAATTCGATTGGGAAGTCCAATGGCAAAAAGAAGGAGACTCATTAGCTCGTTATTTAGTAAGAATTGGCGAAATGACGGAATCCATCAAAATTATTCAACAGGCTCTGGAAGGAATTCCGGGGGGAccttatgaaaatttagaattccGACGCTTTGCTGGAACAAAAGATTCAGAATTGAACGACTTTGAATATCGATTCATTAGTAAAAAGCCTTCTCCCAGTTTTGAATTGTCAAAACAAGAACTTTATGTGAGAGTAGAAGCCCCAAAGGGAGAATTAGGTATTTTTCTGATAGGAGATAATAGTGTTTTTCCTTGGAGATGGAAAATACGTCCACCCGGTTTCATCAATTTGCAAATTCTTCCTCAGCtagttaaaagaatgaaattggCTGATATTATGACAATACTAGGTAGTATAGATATCATTATGGGAGAAGTTGATCGTTGA
- the LOC126409521 gene encoding NAD(P)H-quinone oxidoreductase subunit 1, chloroplastic-like, with protein MIIEEAQAINSFFRSESSKEAYGLIWLLVPIVTLVLGITIGVLVIVWLERKISAGIQRRIGPEYAGPLGILQALADGVKLLFKEDLLPSRGDIRLFSVGPSVAVVSILLSYSVIPFGHHLVLTDLSIGVSLWIAISSIAPIGLLMSGYGSNNKYSFSGGLRAAAQSISYEIPLTPCVLSISLRVIRWNTHSYLFLCFF; from the coding sequence ATGATAATTGAAGAAGCACAAGctatcaattcttttttcagatCGGAATCCTCAAAAGAGGCCTATGGGCTCATATGGTTACTTGTACCTATTGTTACTCTTGTATTGGGAATCACAATAGGGGTATTAGTAATTGTGTggctagaaagaaaaatatctgcaGGGATACAACGACGAATTGGTCCTGAGTATGCCGGCCCCCTGGGCATTCTTCAAGCTCTAGCGGATGGGGTCAAACTACTTTTCAAAGAAGATCTTCTTCCATCTAGAGGAGATATTCGTTTATTTAGTGTCGGCCCATCCGTAGCGGTCGTATCAATTCTACTGAGTTATTCAGTAATTCCCTTTGGCCATCACCTTGTACTAACCGATCTCAGTATAGGTGTTTCTCTATGGATCGCTATTTCAAGTATTGCCCCTATCGGACTTCTTATGTCCGGATATggatcaaataataaatattccttTTCAGGTGGTTTACGAGCTGCTGCTCAATCTATAAGTTATGAAATACCGTTAACTCCATGTGTGTTATCAATATCTCTACGTGTGATTCGTTGGAATACGCACTCCTacctctttctttgctttttctag
- the LOC126409524 gene encoding NAD(P)H-quinone oxidoreductase subunit 1, chloroplastic, with amino-acid sequence LSNSSSTVDIVEAQSKYGFWGWNLWRQPIGFIVFIISSLAECERLPFDLPEAEEELVAGYQTEYSGIKFGLFYVASYLNLLVSSLFVTVLYLGGWNLPIPYIPITELFEINKTSEVFGTTISLLITLAKAYLFLFIPISTRWTLPRLRMDQLLNLGWKSLLPIALGNLLLTTSSQLVSL; translated from the coding sequence TTATCTAACAGTTCAAGTACGGTTGATATAGTTGAGGCGCAgtcaaaatatggtttttgggGGTGGAATCTTTGGCGTCAACCTATAGGGTTCatagtttttataatttcttcactAGCAGAATGCGAGAGATTGCCCTTTGATTTACCGGAAGCCGAGGAGGAATTAGTAGCAGGTTATCAAACTGAATATTCaggtatcaaatttggtttattttatgttgcttctTACCTCAATTTACTAGTTTCTTCATTATTCGTAACAGTTCTGTACTTGGGAGGGTGGAATCTTCCTATTCCATATATACCAATTACTGAACTTttcgaaataaataaaactagtgaAGTCTTTGGAACAACAATTAGTCTCCTCATTACATTAGCTAAAGCTTATTTGTTCCTGTTCATTCCTATCTCAACAAGATGGACTTTACCTAGGCTGAGAATGGATCAACTATTAAATCTTGGGTGGAAATCTCTTTTACCTATTGCtctcggtaatctattattgaCAACTTCTTCCCAACTTGTTTCGCTATAA